ggtaaaattcacataacatcaAACtcaccattttaactattttaaagtggaCATCTTGGCAGCGTTCAGGTACCCTGATAATGTGGTACCACTCTGCCAGAACATTCTCGTCACTGCAAGAGGAAGCCCTGTGCCCCATCAGGTGGCCCCCCgtgttctccctctccacccctcacAACCGTTGTAACCTGCTTTCCGTGCCTGTGGACTTGCCTcatctgggtttttcatataaatggaatcacacaggcTGTGACCtctttggtctggcttctttcactcagcatcgtGTGTTCAAGGTTTGTCCTGTGGTAGCGGGTGTCAGCTTTGCTCTCGTTATGGCTGGAGaatatcccattgtgtggatGGCCtgcatcttgtttatccattcatccgccagtggacatttgggttgttcccacctTGTGGCTGTGTTGAATtgtgctgctgtaaacattcatgtaccAGTTTTTATATGAATTcctattttcagttctttggggtgtATACCTAGAAGTTGAATTGCTGGGTTGCATCATAGTTCTATGACTGACTTTCTGAGGAGCCTCCAAAATGTTCACCATCTTGTATTCCCATAAGCAGTGCTCATTCATCATTTCCAgcttgttgttgttattgctaaAGACATGCTGGTGTGAAttcatatctcattgtgtttttgatttacatttttctaatgacTGATGGTATCGAGCATctttgcctgtgcttttggctCTTTGTAGATCTCCCTTGGGGAGCTTATTTTTTAGTTGAGTTGGTTGTCTTTATTGAGTTGtgagaattctttatgtattctggacatatcagatacatgatttgcaaatactttctcccattctgtgagttgtcttttcacttttttttttttattatgttcagttagccaacatatagtacatcttggtgtcctttgatgcacaaaagtttaattttggtaaaaaaatttttttttaattggtataagggtgcctgggtggctcattcagttaagtgtctgccttcagctcacgtcatgatcccagggtgctggattggagtcctgcatcgggctccttgctcagtggggagtctgcttccccctctccctctgcctgccactccccctgcttatgctttctctccctctgtcaaataaataaaatcttttaaaaaaaataaaaagttgatataaaatcagatttaaaaagttagtataaaattacataaaacgtgattaaaaattttttttaattgcttgtgcttttgatgtcatatctaagaattcattgccaaatccaaggtcatgaagatttactcctacattttcttctaagagttttgtagttttagctcttacatttagatctttggtCAATTTAGAGTTAATTTTCGTATATGAAGTGAGATAGGgagttcaacttcattcttttgcacgtgaaTATCCAGTTGtatacctttgtttttaatataacttataagtttatataatttaactcTTAATTATGGccatgtttaacaactggcttgcaaaattcctgaaaatcaGCTCTCATGAGCCAGCGTGAACTGATGTGAGCCGTTAGGAGCCGGTTCTCGCATGCCAGTACTTCTACCTTACGCAGCTTGCTGCAAAAACCTGCAGTATGTATTGTTTTTCTGAAGGAGCTGAGCTGGGGGATGATCAAAGTGTGCTTATGGAGCTCCTAGGGGATGGGTGTCTGAGCAAGAAACATCTGGAGACCCTGTTCCTTTAACCACGGCCCGTCCTGCCTCTtcccattgtattttttttttttaagattttatttattatttgacagagagagacacagagggaacacaagcagggggagtgggagagggagaagcaggctccctactgagcagggggcctgacgcggggctcgatcccaggaccctgggatcatgacccgagccgaaggcagacgcttaacgactgaaccacccaggcgcccaccccccccccccctttgtatttggctttctctCCCATGGTTTGAAGAACATGGCTGGGTCTCTCTTGCTGTCTTGCCTCATATTTGCCCAGCTCTTCCCTCTGGCTGAGAGGGAACTGATTGTGTCCCGGTTGGATCTGGAGGGGTTTTGGAAGCCCCACCTTTGAGCAGAGACCCAAGCCTGATCCTGAGGTTGAGGAAGTGCTCCTTATCCTGGTTGGGTAACCAGATAAAGTACAGCCTGCCATTACATTTGGATTTCAggtaaataatacataattttagtGTAATCATGACCTGTGCAAgattgggatatacttatactgaAGAATTATGTAtcgtttatctgaaattcatttagCAGGGAGTCTTCTATTTTCATTTGCTGAATCTGTTAGACTTCCCTTCAGGTCAGTTTTCTTCCTTGTTGCCTCCATCCAATAGCAGAGGCTAAGAACTCCAGAGTGAAAAAGGTCCTAGGGAGGTGCTGATTCTCTTCCCCTTTTATAGATCTGGAAACCGAGTCCCAGCATGGAATCACTGTGGACTTTGAGGACCTTGCTAAGCTAcgtgacttttctttttcatgaaggCAGCACATTTTCTAAGTGTCCCCTCTGCAcagggcactgtgctgggtgttgAGGGATGACAGTAACAAGCGTACCGTGTGTAGAGGGCAAGCGTCAAGAGTTCCCTTAAGGCATGTGAAATAAGAGGCAGgattcagacagacctgggtccAGATCCTGCTTTGCCATGTATTAGCTGCATGTCAAGtcacttctctctgagcctctgtctccCCTTTAATAATGTGGGGATAACTATTTCTACTGGGGGATTGTTACCAAGGCTCCAGTGGGGTGATGAAAtgccaggtgggggcagggaagggatgCATGATGAGAGAAGAGAGGTGCCCCCAGTAAAGTTTGGTGTTGTCCACAGGTCGCCAGGCATCCTGAACCACCCAGATGATGCAGGATGGAGGTGCCAGAACTCACTCGTGCTTTCTCGCCCACCGGGGGCCAGCTGGCTCCAGCTCCTggacacccaggagccccaggtgggCAGGTCTCACCTCACCTGACCCTGGGCCCTGTCATTCTGCCACCGGAGCAGGGTCTGGCCTCTACCGTGTTCCTGAAGGCCCTGCCCATCCCATTGTACCACACAGTGCCTCCGGGGGGCCTCCAGCCACGTGCCCCCCTAGTGACACACAGCCTGGACGGGGGCAGTGTACCCTTTATTCTCAGCCCCCTGCTGCGGCCTGAAGGACCCGGCCCTACCCAGGCGGGGAAGCCAGCGGCCCCGGCACTCACCGTGAACATTGTGGGCACTCTGCCTGTCCTGTCGCCGGGCCTGGGGCCCACGCTGGGGAGCCCGGGCAAGGTACGGAATGCCGGCAAGTACCTTTGCCCACACTGTGGCCGGGATTGCCTGAAGCCCAGTGTTTTGGAGAAGCACATCCGGTCCCACACGGGTGAGAGGCCCTTTCCGTGTGCTACCTGTGGTGTCGCCTTTAAGACCCAGAGCAACCTGTATAAGCACAGACGCACCCAGACCCACCTCAACCACTCTCGGCTGTCCTCGGAGTCTGATGGCGGTGGGGGCAGCCTCCCGGAGGAGGGGGACAAGGCTGGAGAGAGCTCCAGAGCAGATGGCATGGGGGACAGCAGCAGCCAGAGGGTGGGTGGTGGGGCCCGATCGGAGAGACCCCTTTCTGTAGGCGCCCAGGGTGCTGGGCAGTGCCCAGCGCCTGCCATGCCCCTGTCTTCTATTGCCAAGACCCTGGCTCTGAAGTTGGAAGCTGTTCCCTGTCCAGGGTCCACATTTGGTGACAGAGAGACCCCCGTGGACTCTGCCCACACGGCCTCCCCTGGGCTTGCCCTGGCTGGCTCCCAGCCGAGGCGGAAGCTGCCAGAGCAGACGTCCCCGACTGCCGGCCGGCCGTGCTCCCTGCAGCAGCAGCCAGCGGCCACGTCCTCGGAGAAGCCCTGGGATGCCAAGGCCTTGGAGGGCCGGCTGCGGAAGTGTGAGAGCACCGACTCGGGCTACCTGTCCCGCTCCGACAGCGCAGAGCAGCCGCCAGCCCCCGGCAGCCCGCTGCACAGCCTGTCGGAGCACAGTGCCGAGTCTGAGGCGGGGgtggccctggggcctggggggcctAGCCTGCAGCTGGAGAAGCAGCAGCTGGAGGAGCGCATCGCCTGGCTCATCTCCCACAATCAGGCTGTGGTGGATGATTCCCAGCTGGACAATGTGCGGCCCCGCAAGACGGTCCTGTGCAAGCAAGGCAGCATCGACCTGCCCATGCCCTACACCTACAAGGACTCCTTCCACTTTGACATCCGGGCGCTGCAGCCAGGCCGGAGGAAACCCGCTGCCCTCAGCTCGGCCCGTTCCACCTTCACCCCCCCAGACAAGGCACGGCCACTCTTCTTTCACTCTGTCCCCGCTCAGCTCTCCACCACTGTGGCATGTGTGCCTGTCACCAGGAGCAACTCACTGCCCTTTGTCGAGGGCACCAGGACATGGCAGGAACCCCCGGGCCCCCGGGCCGCCTGCCCCAGGAGGCAGAAGCCTCTAagccccaggcctgcccctgcCCGACTGGTGGATGTCCCCAGCGGCCACCCCCGGGCCCTGGTCAGACAGGCTGCCGTGGAGGACCTGCCATGCCCCCCCACTGGAGACAGCCTGGTGCCTGCAGAGGACTCGGATAGAAACAGAGctgctgctggggagggggcagccagcAAGGGCAGAGCAGGCAGTAAGAAGTGCAGCCAGAGGAAGCTGAAGATGTTCTCCCAGGACAAGTGGCAGGTGTATGGGAATGAGACATTCAAGAGAATCTaccagaaaatgaaaaccagttGCCACGGAGGGAAGAAGGCAAGGGAGATGACCCTGGGTAGTGGGACAGAGCTGGCCTTTCCTCTCCAGGAAGAGTTAGCAGGGAATGAGGGCACAGTCCCGTCCCAGGACAGGAGGACCCCTGTCCATGGGGACACAGCTGTGGGGGCCAAGCCAGGGCCTTGCCAAAGTCCACTGGCCCCGGAGGGCTTCTTGGTGATGGAGTCCcccaagcagagggagatggTGGCCAGAGCAGGAGGCAGTGACCAGCCTAGGGTGAACAGGGCCACCTCGCCCCCCACCCTCAGCTGCAGAGAACCCCCCTGTGTGGGCAGCAAGAGCCCCCTGCTTTCTCCAAATGGGAGGCTGGAGCTGGGGTGTCAGCTGCCTCCAGCACCGGGTCCCCTCAGGGGAGGTGACCTAGAGGCTCCCAAGCTGATTTTGCCAGACCCTAAGATGGAAGAAGGCACCTGTGGTGGTGGGGACAAGAAGGAGACCTGTCAGTGGACCCAAACTGTGCCGAGGCGGCCCAGTGGTAGCTCTGGGGAGTCCCAGCCCTCAGAGGACAAGCTCCCCtcagagaggaagaagctgaagGTGGAGAAGCTGAGCTGCCAGGAGCAATCAGAGCCTCTGGGAACAGAAAGAGAGGCCCCAGGTGGCCCCGTGCAGGCCACCTCCCCGCCATCTCAGAACCAGGACTGTGACCCTGGGGATAAGCCAGGGGAGCTGCATGAGAGTGCTGATGGCgtggccaggggcagggctgggcagccgGGCAGGCCCTTGGAGCTTTCCGGcgccccctctgctgctccttctgtGGCCCTGAGGCAGGTGGGGCTGAGGGAAGAGATCTTGCCGTGTCCCAGAGCCGCGTCCCTTGGGCATCAGTCCCACCTGGCCACTCAGGCTCCTGGTGTCTTCGCTGCCCTGGCAGACACTGCCTTCCCCCCCAAGTACCTCCTCAGGTTGCCTCAGGAAGAgacccacccaccacctcccGTCGCCCTGGGGCCGGGACAAGGCCAGGACCCTGTCTGCAGGAGAAGCTGGCCCGAGGAACAGGCATCCTTTGTCGGGTCAGGGCTGgggaccctcctgcctccctgcccgGCTTCAGGCTTGGCCCCCAGTGGGGCAGACAGCTTCCAGGAGGACCCCAGCTGCTCTAGGCCATGGGGCAGGAGAAAaggggtgcagggagaggagaaaggataCTCGGACACTGGCACCCCAGCGGCGGGGCAGTCCTGTGGCTCATCTGCCAGCAGCCCCAGGGAGACAGCCTCCTCCTTGCCCACCCCAACGTGTGCCACCTGGAAGAGTGGGCCCCCTGGCACCCGGCACCTCTGCACGGGCAGCACTGTGGTGGGGTCCAAGCCACCTGGGGGTGTCCTGAGTCCCTGTGCACTTAGCAGGGAGTTGGGACCTCCTGAGAATGCCCCGGAAGACCCTCCCTCGGGGCCTCTGGCCGGGCTCAGTTCCTGCCGCTCCTTCCTCACAGCCCCCACGCCCCCCGGCTGGCCGGAGCTGGCCTCGTGTACCCACTCAGAGACCCTGTGGAGCTTCAGGGCCCACGGCCCTTTCCCGTCATTGAGGGCCGAGCCCCGACTCACATGGTGTTGCTTGAGCCGAAGCCTGCCTCTGCCCacagagcagaaggaaaaggCTGCTTCTGTGTACTTGGCACTGCACTTCCTTGGTGGCAGCGCCCAGGACAAGGGTCCAGACGCCCGGCCCGTGAGCAGGGCAGTGGTGGGAGGATGGACGAAGACAGGCCTGGGAGAAGGAGGGCAGGTCCAGACACCAAAGGTAAAATCCTCCTTTGCCTagggccccagggctgggggagtgTGCTTGGCACGCTCGTGATGATGGAGAGGGGGCGTGAAGCCACCCCGGGGCACACCTGCTCTTTGTGCTACAGCCTTCTCAGCCTGCTCCCGAGGGAAGTGGGGCTGCCACATACACGGCGGGTAGGATAAAGGCCAAAAAggcaacacaaaacaaaataataaaaaatacatttcagaggAAAGAATTATTGTACCAAGACCCTAGATGAGACACTTTTCATCACTAGATGTTAAATTTACGTCTGAGCTTCCCAGTAACAGCAGCAAAAAGTGAAATGAACACTGCCCAGGAAAGCTCTGTGGGTGACAGAGGATTATAAACTGGAAATTGTTACTGAGAGACTCCAGGTGAAACACCATCTCTTATAAGGAGAGAATtattgaggcacctggctggctcagacggtAGAGCATAGGAcccatgatctcggggttgtgagttcgagccccacatcgggtgtagagattacttaaaattaaaaaaaagagagagagaaagagttacTATACCTGGAACTCGGGAAACAATTACTGTGATCAGATAACTTAACGTCCGAGTTCCCTGGGAGCGGCCAAAAGGGAAGGGGCCGAGTGCTCTGGAGCTCTCACTTGGTGACTCGTAGTAAGTTTGTGGTCCCATCTCGAGAGCGAGTCTGTGCATCTGGGTTGTGTCCTGCTCTGGGAGGTCTTGGGCCAGGGCAGCTGAAGAGGGTCCCGGAGCCTCTGTTCTGACGTAACCGTAGGCAACAGTGGCAGAGCCGGGACTCCAGAGCCTTACAGGCTGTTCTTTGTCCCGAGAGTGGTGATTAATAAGGAATGTGCTGAGTCtcagacgggggtgggggggtgggatcCGAGACCCAGTTGGGCCCTCCTTCCTCCAAAAGACAATTAGGTACCAGGTGCGGGGGTTCCTGGAGAGGTGgagttgggggctgggggtgggggtggggaagacctGGCCGCAGTGTTCCCTGGGCCTCCAGTTAACACCATAGGGCTTTGACAATATGATGCCAACATACCTGGTATTTTCAGCTCTCCTGCCCAGTGGCCTCAGGGATGGTGTCCCAGCCTGAATGGAAGAAAGGACCACCGTGGAGGAAGGCGAAGATGTTTCGGGGGAGTGGCAAACAGAAGCTGAGCATCCGCTCCAGAAGGTAGGGGGTGTGGCCACCTCTGTCTGGCCCAGGTGTGCTCATCCTGTCAGGAGCTGCCAGGGGCGATTTGCTAACCCCAGGAAAACTTCACAGGGGTTCCAGAGGGTCTGTGTAGGAGTAGGGTCTGGAGGTTCATGGGCAAAGGAATCGGTTTGTTCCCCATCAGCCCATCTGCACAGCATCCTCCCCCGACTGTGTGCTTTTCGGGGGCACCTCTCCAAGGCCAGGaatccagtaaatatttgaaataactgCGTTGAGAACACATCCGCCCGTTTAAGTCCCGAAGAGAGAGTGCATTAATTATTTACagcttttattgcttttttatttatgcaAGTGGTACATGTCCTTTGCAGAAAAGTTCGGAAATACAGACCAGCAAAGAGGAGATGATAAAGCGTCCTGGTACTGCCTCTGTTCCGGGGAGCACTACTGGTGTGCAGGGTGCTCCCTTCCAGACTTTCCTCTGTGACACGTGCATGCACAGCATCTCCTGACAGACGGGACGCACAGGTTTTACTAATACCACTCTTTCATCGTTGACGGTCTTGCCCATTTGCTCAAAACCCTTTAGCTGCTGGGGACGAGGGGGCAAGGCCACTCTTTCACCAGGCCCCACCCCTCTGTGCTGCCCGAGAAGCTGTTGGGTCTGGTTTTCCCGTGGCCTTCTGTCCTGCTCAGGGTGACTTCGTGTTGCCTTCCTGCCTCCTGTTCTCAGATTCACACGCTGAAGCCAGAGCCCTGATGCTTTCCCGAATTCCCCCTCCACATCTCGGCCCTCTAATCTCCCCTTCCTGGAACACGCCTGCCTTCTCCCCTCATTGTCGGTATTTGACCCAAAGCTGAGATATTCTTCAAGAGGCAGTGCAGATTCCTAATTCTTCCCTACAGCTGCTCAGCACCTCCGTGGCTAGAGATGATGTGCCCTCTGGACAGGCTTCGAGATGAGGCCCACACCCGTTTCAGCTGTCTGCCGGACCACGTGTCCAGAGCTGGCATCACTGAGggcttgctatgtgccaggcactgtacggTGGCCCCCATTTTTCCCCTGAGGAGCCTGAGACACAGATAGGGCAGCCTCTCCAAGGACCCAGATGTGAATTAGCAAGTcgtctttttttttcaagattttattttatttattccagagagagagagtgagagagagagagcacaagcagggggagcagcagagggagaggcagaagcaggcttcccgctgagcagggagcccgatgcggggctcaatcccaggaccctgggatcatgacctgagccaaaggcagacgcttaacgactgagccacccaggcgcccctgaatcagCAAGCCTTACTGCAGAGCCTGTGTGTAGATAGCAGCTTGCCCTGTGCCCCCCAGCCCGCGACGGGCATGAGAGTCACCTGGAGTTGTGTGGGTTTTCTTGTGATGCTGAGACACATTCctcaggtctggggtggggcctgagactctgcatttctaacaggctcccaggtgatgctcagTGTGCCAGGCCCCGGGAGCACTCTTGCAGGAGCTGTTCTTCATGCTGTCCCAAACCACATTTCATCCTTCCCCAAAGAAGCCCAGCTGTTCATAGCTGAATGAAAGAAGGGTCACTGCCTGTGTGACAGGGACATCCAGTCCTACCGCAAACCCCTGAGCCAtgcagagtgggggagggatggcTCCCTCAGGGAGAATTTGCGTGCTGGTCTCAGATGGAATGAACGCTAGCCACACCAAAGAGAAGCTGCTCATGGATTCAGAGAGCACAGGGGTGTTGGCAGGTGGCCACGTGCCCTGTCAGTATCTCCCACATTGGACTGACGTGGAAGAAGCACTAAACTGCATGGAGTGACAGCTGCAAGCCTGTTTCTGGGCCTCAATCGTGGTCCCAGGAGAGGTGGGGTGAGGGACAAGCGTGCGTGCCTCATTGACTGCTCCCACCTTCCCAGACTTCAGCTTAGCTGATACAACAGATCATCACCATGCACCTGCGAGGTGCCAGGTGCCACCATGGAGACCAGAGGGGAAACTTCCCCAAACCAGGCTGGTGGTGCCTGGCTGATGCTCCAGGAAGCCTGGAGAGGCGTCTGCAACAGCTCCTGGGCAAGCATAGCCTGGGTGAGACTCTCCTTAGGTCTGACCATATTTACAAGTTTTGACTCTTAGTAGCCAAATAAGCATcaggagatttcacataaaaatctgcatttctagctCGTCTTGAAATACCTGAAGCTCTGGAGAATCTGGGCCTGCTCTCCTGCATGGCAGCAGCTCGCTGGAGCTGAGCGGCGGCCGCCCCTGTGGCCAGCACCTGTGCTCTGCACCTCGCCTCAGTCCCCGCCCTCCCTGTGGAGTTACACTGAGCTTGTTACACTGAGCTCAGCCTTAACATCTGGCTTTGCAGGAGCCAAAAACTGCCTCCCCCATCAGCGAGCTTCTCAGCAAGAGCCCATGGGTGGGAAGGTAGGTGAGGGGGCATTG
Above is a window of Halichoerus grypus chromosome 10, mHalGry1.hap1.1, whole genome shotgun sequence DNA encoding:
- the ZNF831 gene encoding zinc finger protein 831; the protein is MEVPELTRAFSPTGGQLAPAPGHPGAPGGQVSPHLTLGPVILPPEQGLASTVFLKALPIPLYHTVPPGGLQPRAPLVTHSLDGGSVPFILSPLLRPEGPGPTQAGKPAAPALTVNIVGTLPVLSPGLGPTLGSPGKVRNAGKYLCPHCGRDCLKPSVLEKHIRSHTGERPFPCATCGVAFKTQSNLYKHRRTQTHLNHSRLSSESDGGGGSLPEEGDKAGESSRADGMGDSSSQRVGGGARSERPLSVGAQGAGQCPAPAMPLSSIAKTLALKLEAVPCPGSTFGDRETPVDSAHTASPGLALAGSQPRRKLPEQTSPTAGRPCSLQQQPAATSSEKPWDAKALEGRLRKCESTDSGYLSRSDSAEQPPAPGSPLHSLSEHSAESEAGVALGPGGPSLQLEKQQLEERIAWLISHNQAVVDDSQLDNVRPRKTVLCKQGSIDLPMPYTYKDSFHFDIRALQPGRRKPAALSSARSTFTPPDKARPLFFHSVPAQLSTTVACVPVTRSNSLPFVEGTRTWQEPPGPRAACPRRQKPLSPRPAPARLVDVPSGHPRALVRQAAVEDLPCPPTGDSLVPAEDSDRNRAAAGEGAASKGRAGSKKCSQRKLKMFSQDKWQVYGNETFKRIYQKMKTSCHGGKKAREMTLGSGTELAFPLQEELAGNEGTVPSQDRRTPVHGDTAVGAKPGPCQSPLAPEGFLVMESPKQREMVARAGGSDQPRVNRATSPPTLSCREPPCVGSKSPLLSPNGRLELGCQLPPAPGPLRGGDLEAPKLILPDPKMEEGTCGGGDKKETCQWTQTVPRRPSGSSGESQPSEDKLPSERKKLKVEKLSCQEQSEPLGTEREAPGGPVQATSPPSQNQDCDPGDKPGELHESADGVARGRAGQPGRPLELSGAPSAAPSVALRQVGLREEILPCPRAASLGHQSHLATQAPGVFAALADTAFPPKYLLRLPQEETHPPPPVALGPGQGQDPVCRRSWPEEQASFVGSGLGTLLPPCPASGLAPSGADSFQEDPSCSRPWGRRKGVQGEEKGYSDTGTPAAGQSCGSSASSPRETASSLPTPTCATWKSGPPGTRHLCTGSTVVGSKPPGGVLSPCALSRELGPPENAPEDPPSGPLAGLSSCRSFLTAPTPPGWPELASCTHSETLWSFRAHGPFPSLRAEPRLTWCCLSRSLPLPTEQKEKAASVYLALHFLGGSAQDKGPDARPVSRAVVGGWTKTGLGEGGQVQTPKLSCPVASGMVSQPEWKKGPPWRKAKMFRGSGKQKLSIRSRRYKGSFLQSRVQPRGGGPRRPPRVLRKDRHLPPLEGLGPRGTCRQPSSEMAGLNLQEEPSRASSESPVGCGHREKEEDDGSRQTSGSFSPSTSSRAGSGMDQVIMKVISPAAGGRGDRHRRNTAAGSGQSEWPGSCVAVATDSLLSPGGSLSPGLLETRPLPSQEQVSVDVKPYISSDAQEPSSFESKGASPCQDVAPSVAAICALGGRGGHTTLGIHGVEPQDRRAAGGALTQSPPDRKANAEGMSPPVLPGRPSSEQRISGLVLLGSAGKTHLEIPVSGPGSASSYQEEGEHKTFFPTGGQEGRGEMVVPCPPLGNESGKCRGSGLTALKDRVVPSNPGQPRESPESPSKTVKRRGLEGLRKQTRVEVSDTSSDDEDRLVIEM